AAGTGCAGAACTAAAGTCTAAAGctgtgtctttctgtctgtttggTGTTTTACTGTATATTAGAGATGGAGAGAATCCCCTTGCAGAAAGAAGTGGACTTGTCACATTTCTTTAACCCTGAGGGTACTATTTATCTCTTTACCTTTTGTTATGATTTTGTCATAACTACTACTTCTAACTACATACATGTCCTATCATTGTCTTTATATATTTagtgctttttctgtttttcccagAGTTTCCAATAGAGCAGGTGATGGTGTCTCCACCACAGCCTCCCCTGAAGGAGACAGGTAAGCAGATACCTGCAGCACTGTGCAATAGacttgggtgggggtgggggggtgcaaaTATACATGGGGATACACAAACAGAGTTTGTATGCTTCTACtttaacacagtctgaactctctgggggagctttcttgtaatttcttcaagcagtcttcaggaatagttctccaggcttcttgaaggacatccaaagctcttctttgggcgttggctgccttttgttctgttctctgtcaacatgACCCTAcactttttcccatttcttaatTACATGACTTTCGGATACTGTtcatgtgctgttttttttttttaacttacttcATCTGTACTGCCTCCTACTACTAAAAATGCTCATTCTGGTCTTTCCCCTGCAGGTCAACCAAGTTTTAGGCCTCGTTCTTTTAGTAGTCTTCCAGTGCCATCTTATCACGTTCAGTTTCCTCTCGGCCGACCAACGTCCGACAATCTCCAAGCCATCTGTGACCACAGCGACCATCGTCCACGCTACCCGCCATCCTTCTTTCCCGCCTCTGGTTTTGGAGTGGACAAGTTGAGGGCCGATGCTGTCAATGATGCAGAGGCCTGGTTGAGCACATGCTGCAAAGGGATCCAGATGTGGGAGAGGGAAGTGACCCTGTGTTGCGCCACACAGGCAGTAAGTTTTCACAACAGCTCTTATTGCCTGTTCAGCAGTTTCTTTATTCAGCAGTGTGTAAATGTAAAGTGACATCATGGTATGTTGTCCTaattcctctcctcttcctctattCTATTTTGCTGATGATGTCTTTTTTTCAGAACTGGGAGGTTGTGTCTTCTCATTTAACAACCAGTGCAATGTGatgaaaaacacagtttgtgcTATTAAGGAACAACATACTAACCATATCCAGTAATAGCTCAAGGCTTTCTAATGTTTCTTATTGCTCACAGCCTCGTATTcatattcatttcatttttgaagCTGTAATGTAGAAACGCCATTTTTCATCCGCTTTTCCACTTTTTGAATTGGCCCTGAATATAAATAGAGCACAAAACATTCTTCACATTGCAGAGCTGatggtatttctttttttaaaaaaagaaagttgaaGGCCTTGGGCACTTTCAGTCGGTAAGCCCATTTAATCAACCCAGGCAGACATAACAGGCAGGCCTTGGCATGAGCATCAAATGTGCAGAATTCCTCAGTGAGTTGGTAAAGCACTACTTAAGCACCTTCTTGTTTGCTTTGAGTTTAAGGTAACGTTTGTCTGTTGACAACACAATTTCAGGTGGTTATTTTACTCAATAGGTGGCAACAGGTGTGCAGACTTCATGTTAATATTGAAGACTTTAATTCACACAGCGCGCCCTCATTGTTTGTGTTACTGTAATTGTTTCTGTGCTTCTTCTAGTGGGAGTGGTCAGTTAAAAAGTACTGTGAGGAGGACCTTTCAATAAAGCATCCTTGGTATCACTGCTGTAAACTCACTGACAACAGTAGGCTGAAGTGCTTCAGCGACGATGCTCCAAACCCAAATTATGGGCCAACAGAGGAACTGCCAGTGCAGCCGCTTCCCTCTACCACTGAATTCAACTTTGACCAGAATGCTTGCCCAAGGTAGgtagaaaaataaacatttatgatCCTATACTGGAGACATAACCATAAATAATTTGCTGTATTAACCACTAAAGgcagtattttaaaaaatatgtctgACAATATTATTCAGTTTCATTACATTAACAGccaaaatcaaagaagaaacCACCCTGTTACAGCCTTGTGCCACTGATGTCCTGTTTGTATGTGGAAAGTTATCACTGTACTGATTTTGTACAGTGTGCATCATCTGACAAGCTCAAAAGTTTACTTCAGATGAAGAGACAAGTAGCATCAGCTTCATCATttaagacaaagaaaagaaagttacCTTCAGTACTTCATATTGCAAAGCACATTTGTTATGCTGAATGCACCCTTAAGCCCATAGGAGGCATGTCTGTCTCTGACCTTATGCCTCATGTACTATAGGACACAGGTCACTCTCTATCGTAGCAGATCAAACAGAAGAAGGAAGGTGACGAAATCATCTGCTCCCCCAAAAACTGACATCAGCTTTCCTCCTGGACGGCCAACCGCAGATACCATTGAATCCGTGTGTCGTAACCAGAAGCTTCGCCCCCTCTACACCATCAAGTCCCTCCCAGGTTCAGGCAATGAGATGCTGGCTCGTCAGGCAAAGGCCATTAATCGTATAGAAAAGGGATTCAAACAATGCTGCAAAAATAAGAAGAGTGCGCTCAACTGTGCTGACCAGAAGGTAATGGAGGACATCtacaaaaacagtatttttttttgcttaactGAGTAATTTCCATACCACGATGATTGACTCTCATTCTTCAATTCAGTGGCGTGAGGAGCTGAACAAGTTCTGCTTGGCTGAAAATGGTGGACAGGTGAATTACCCCTGTTGTTCGGAGCAAAGTGATCAATACAGCTGTTTCCAGCAGATGTCTCCAGACCCTTATTATAATGTGACTTCTGCTCCTGAAGTGCTCTCACTGAGCAAAATATGTGACACTTACAAAATCATCAAGAAGAGGTAAGACTGTacttactggatatttttttccctctttttttttttttttttttaattttttggtcTGCTTTCTGCATTCTCGCTTCCaataatttctctttttcttccttttcacgtctttccatttttttctgtcataaaactaaaagaaactttgtgaaatttaatttaatttaatttaaatttaaatttaccaCTGTGACTGTGTTTTTAGATTCCCTGTTGGGTTTCCCCTTAAGGGCTTTGTGACACAATGCTGCCCCCTGTCTGAACAAGAGAAGACCGCTTGCTTTACGCGACTGGTAAGTTCCATTAAAAGCCATCAAAAGGGAAGTGAGTCTGCAAAAATAAGATGAATTAGGAAGCAAAGATTGGGCCAGCAACATGCTAAATATTAACGCAAAATTCTGATttctgactgcttttttttttttttttgccttaatcTCTCCGTGAAATCAGCTTCAGGAAATGTCACAGAAACTGTGTGTATCAAGGAAGGCTACTCCCACTACTGTCCGCCGCTGCTGCAAACTGCCCTCACAAGAGACTCCAGAGTGCATCTCCAAAATTCTCATGGATGCCCTCACCAAAGCAGCCAACTTCTTAagccagaagaagaggaaaaggtgCCTTATCTCCTAAACCTGTGTCACTTTTGCAGCTGACCCCACTGGCGCTGGGCCGTCCAGTGGTAAGATAGCAGCAGATGTGGCATTCAGTCAGTGAACAGAAGCAATTTATGCAACACATAAATGTTTGcaagacaaaaagaaatgtaaaatgttgaCCGATTTCTAGCTTCAACTACTGCCAGTATTCTGAGATCAAATGAGCATTTCTACCATTTATACTGCATACTTAAACAAGTATACTGTTACATGCATAGTTAAAGCAGACTGTTGTCTGTGACACTATTTTTCTCTAGGCTGCTCTTTGCGTATAAATTCATTTTCTTGATTCTTTTGGAAATTCAAGatcacttcttttttgtttgttttttttggtcaaaatatttgaaaaagcgacaataaaaaaacatttttttaattttccttttgtgTGGTTTGCTGTGTGATCCCTTTCATGCAAGCCCGTGCTGCTACAGTGagttaacattttaaatgcaagCTGATGAAAGCATGGCAGCTGCTGTTAACAAAGGGTCTCTTTTAgttgaaaaaaaacacaaacaaatccaCATCTAGCAGATGTCAAACTATCACATGATGGTAGGATTTGATTTGATGTGATATTGAGATAAAAATTCAACACCacagaaaactttatttaatgttttaacatatttttaaatttgttgttAAACCACCAGTGATTTTTATGCAGTGTCCACCAAAAGTATAATAAAATagtaacatttgtttttttgttttttttagtttggacatttaaatgtcaaaacacaacaaaaataaaactagagACCAAATTTAGGatttattttcagctttttataAGTGCATGCTGCAAAGGTGTACAGATGTTACAAATAGCTACTTTTGTGCCGGATGCCCTTTCTAACGCAACCCCAAAGAAGATTTGTGAATCtggctggaattgaaccagcaaccttttccTTGTCAAGTGAATAGTCTAACACATTACTAACATGGCCTGTGTTAGTAATTTGCTGGGCCACCACATTCCATTAGAATTTCAGAGGTGCTTCTCTAGTTCAGCTCGTTGAGTGGGTGACCCATGTGCTCAAAGGCTGCAAGGGCCTAAGGTTCCTGCTAAATAAAGGCCAAAAAATTACCCCAGTATCCCCAAAAATGAACAGCTTAATTGATTGAAGAAGCCTAGAATAAACCACTCACACCAGGATCAAATTTTTTTCAGAGGATAACGGTGGTCACTCTGATTTGAATTGCAAAGATCTTTCCCTATAAAAAAGTAAGTggactatcccagctgtcatagggtgagaggtctCTATCTGTTGATCCATCGCTGGATTAacagagacagataaccatttGCGCTCATGTTAAcgcctatggccaatttagaatcaccagttaacctaatgtGAATATGGGAGGAAATAGAGCACCCAGAGGAAActcatgcaggcacagggagaacatgcgaagtccacacagaaaggtcccagctgACCAAGAGGTTCATATATCTGTCATAGTTTCTCATCACTGGCTCCCTGTAAAATccataattaaatttaaaatcctaaTTCTcacatacaaatgcctgaatgATCAGAGCTATCTTatagacctcatagtatcatattatcacaatagagcacttcagTTTCCAGGATAGGAGACACAGTGTTCAGCtacctcttctcctctctgcttttaagattaggctttaaaCTGTCCTTTTTTGATACAcggagctggatcaggtgaccctgaaccagtaGTTCTGCTGCTATAGGCCCAGGCTGCTGGCCACTGATCATTTCCTCTCCGCTCCCTTCTTTTCACTCTTGATGCACTCCTTGTTGCAGCTGCtcatgagcctggttctgccagaaatgtcttttcttttctatccaggtatgcttttactgcattggcagtgtgtttaggatcattgttgagctgaaaaatgaagatgttgccaatcagatgctttacGGATTTTATTGCATGAGGGATCAAAATCCGAGGGCACTTTTCTGAGTTCATAATTcaatcaattttgacaacatccccaacaccactggctgaagtgCAGCCACaaatcatgacagagcctccaaaGTGTTTCAAAGATGGCTGTGTAGACACTCATtgctgtacctctctcctgaccacatccaatttttgaaacatttaaatttggattcatccctccatcagacctgttatatagttaacgaaaacaaacgaaataacgaaaactgaaattgaaaacaattaaaaggaaaaaacgataactaactaaaactgtattgtgagtttaaaaaactaactaaaattatagataaaatgaccttccttttcttgtttgtcattttatttaaaagccttgtggactgatcattttccgctctccgagtttaagttGGGAGCGCCGTCGTGCAGCTGTGTGCGCGGTGCTGCGCTCAGCAGAGTAATGGCAgtggtctgcagagaaagcggcccacatggagtttctttgagtccgataatgtccacctgagaagcgcacacaaggcagctacggaaaccgctctgaaccgacgtaatctggcgttcacctccggagaaatgtgactactcgttgctgccacgcagccgcaacgttgtgatcaacctgttccgtccttgtgcgtttccggccactttatcagtgagagaataacaatcaggaacaatcaataaGGACTGgagggaatgaagaaataacaggtacaaatgtgtttgaagccaaaaaaaataagcacaaagagcgaggaccaaaaaaagtcccagccgaCGCCGCATAtacagttgtgctcaaaagtttacataccccAGCagaatttttgctttcttggccttttttcagagaatatgaatgataacacaaaaacatcttttccaCTCATGCTTAGTGGTTGGGTGAAACAATTTATTGATAAACAactgtgttttctatttttaaatcataatgacaacaaaaaacatcaaaggtaacatcctcacctgtgatctATTTGCGTGTAATCAGTGTGCATGCATAAAAGCTGAGTGAGTTTCTGGGATCCAGACAGACTCTTGCATCTTTCATCCATCCACTGACGTTTCTGGATTCAGAGTCATGGGGAAAGCAAAGGAATTGTCAGCGGATCTACGGGAAAAGGTAGTTGAACTCTATAAAACAGGAAAGGGATACAAAAAGATATCCAAGGAACTGATAATGCCAGTCAGCAGTGTTCAAACTGTGATTAAGAAATGGAAAATCAGGAGCTCTGTTAAAACCAAACCACGGTCAGGTACTGTAGACCAACAAAAATTTTGGCCACAACTGCCAGGAAAATTGTTTGGGatgcaaagaaaaacccacaaataaCATCAGCTGAAATACAGGACTCTCTGAAAACAGGCGGTGTGGCTGTTTCAAGATGTACAATAAGGAGGCACTTGAAGAAAAATGGGCTGCATGGTCGAGTCGCCAGAAGAAAGCCATTACTGCGTAAATGCCACAAAGTATCTCGCATGCAATAtgccaaacagcacagagacaagcctcaaaACTTCTGGAACAAGGTAATTTGGagtgatgagaccaaaattgaactttttggtcaCAACCATAAACGTTACATTTGGAGAGGCGTCAACAAGGCCTATGATGAAAGGAACACCATTCCTACTGTAAAGCACGGAGGCGGATCGCTGATGTTTTGGGGATGTGTGAGCTACAAAGGCACAGGAAACTTGGTCAAagttgaaggaaagatgaatgcagcaCGTTATCAGCAAATACTGGAGGCAAATTTGCACTCATCAGCCCGGAAGCTGTGCATGGGACGTACTTGGATGTTCCAACATGACAACGATCCAAAACACAAGGCCAAGTCGACCTGTCACTGGCTACAGCAGAACAAAGTGAAGGTTCTGGAGTGAGCATCTCAGTCTCCTGACCTCAATATCATTGAGCCACTCTAGGGAGATCTCAAGCGCGCAGTTCATGCAAGACAGCCCAGGAATTTACAGGAACTGGAGGCTTTTTGCCAAGAAGAATGGGCAGCTTTACcatcagagaaaataaagatCCTCATCCACAACTACCACAAAAGACTTCAGGCTGTCATTGATGTTAGAGGGGGCAACACACGGTATTAAGAACTggggtatgtaaacttttgatcagggtcattttgatgttttttgttgtcattatgaTTTACAAATAGAAAACAGAGTTGTTTATCAATAAATGGTTTCACCCAACCACTAAGCATGAGtggaaaagatgtttttgtgttatcattcatattctcagaaaaaaggccaagaaagcaaaaattctGCTggggtatgtaaacttttgagcacaactgtaAAAAACCAGCACACGACtgtaaggtaatgaacacacacaatccagctacacaagcagaaatgcgacatgaggtcggccacatatccagcatctaaccaagctagctccaaaacagaagctgttgttaatctactgcactgatgctaaACTTTATTggaagtttattgtagaatttattgagtttgggagttcatgtttttctgtttctccctgttgatgttcatgtgtgtctttaatattacacacatttggcacgcagtgctgctgtcttgtgaacagttggttgttgaatatatttctttaaacggtatcttttgttgagtttttattacacaagagttactcttgtgccttgaatcttgcacctgacacagtatgaaaaactaaaactaatactgaaactaacgaaactaaactaaaactaagcaataaaccaaaaataaaaacgagaaaaaccactttgaaaactaattaaactaaccgaattaaagaaaaaaagtaaaaactaactaaaactaaatgataatttaaaatccaaaactattataaccctgcctcAGCCATTTCTTCCTGTTTGCCTTCCTTAAGAGTGGCTTTTTGAcggccacccttccactgagaccatttctgagcAGTAGATGAATCATCTggaggtccagatgcatctctcaggtcctgtgtcacgTTTTTGCTGGATTGTTTCCCTATTTCTTAAGCACATGAGTTTCAGACCATTTGCTatagatagtttttaggcctaACActgcttcttttgtcctccacttgtccagtttcctcaggtttTTTTAAGGACAGACTGCACACAATGCCAAAATATGTCAAGTTTTTAGCTAATAGCTTTTTAGGAAacaccttgttggtgcagaagtactattttatgtctgtgaaactgttttttcataaatttgtttttggacaggctgctggtaacaaagctcctaaagatacaatttaaaataccttatttgccaagttgtctgttatttgtGGACACAACACAggttcatctcttgagttaggTGTCTTTTTCATACTTGAATAATTAGGTCAGTGGCtttacccaaaaaaaaaaaaaaaaaaaaaaacacccgaAAAATATTCTTGTCAAAATGGTCAGGTACTGGGATTGGATAAATTACTGCTggttcaggtgaccctgaaccatcccttagttaagctgcaataggcctaggctgctgggaagttgtttttttttttcactcacctcttttaactctgtttatgtaccactctgcatttaatcattaattattattaatttatggttctcttccacagcttgtCTCCCTCCCCGCACCCcaactggtcgcagcagatgactgccccttcctgagcctggttctgccagaggttcttcctgttaaaactgagttttcccttcccactgctgccatgtgtttgctcatagtgggccgttttgattgttgggtttttctctgtaattattgtatggactttaccttacaatgtaaactgccttgaagcaactgttgtgatttggtgctatataaataaaactgaactgaattaaactgaaaaatgagtgaaaaaacggccaatgtccaaagaaaaactctgaaagaccttcagaaagcctggggaACCACtttagaagaaaaacacaaagacgtGAGAGATGGCTCAAGACTTGTGTACAGTCCTATACATAAAATGGGCATAAAAATACTGAAACTTCACAAATTTTATGTTTCATTAGCACAGACTATATTGCTTTTACTGTTGTTTTCACATTTAACATAGTATAAATACATCCACATCTACAATATCGGGCtttctctcatatatatatatatatgagaattaataatattaactttATGTCGCACTACAGCAAACTGAAACCGTGCCACGTCCACTGGGGGCGCTGTGGTGC
This window of the Archocentrus centrarchus isolate MPI-CPG fArcCen1 chromosome 16, fArcCen1, whole genome shotgun sequence genome carries:
- the ecm1b gene encoding extracellular matrix protein 1 isoform X1, coding for MKTVRSTMGSTWALVCSTALVLVLQSSTSRGHNITQQRVVTFDIAELMPEMERIPLQKEVDLSHFFNPEEFPIEQVMVSPPQPPLKETGQPSFRPRSFSSLPVPSYHVQFPLGRPTSDNLQAICDHSDHRPRYPPSFFPASGFGVDKLRADAVNDAEAWLSTCCKGIQMWEREVTLCCATQAWEWSVKKYCEEDLSIKHPWYHCCKLTDNSRLKCFSDDAPNPNYGPTEELPVQPLPSTTEFNFDQNACPRTQVTLYRSRSNRRRKVTKSSAPPKTDISFPPGRPTADTIESVCRNQKLRPLYTIKSLPGSGNEMLARQAKAINRIEKGFKQCCKNKKSALNCADQKWREELNKFCLAENGGQVNYPCCSEQSDQYSCFQQMSPDPYYNVTSAPEVLSLSKICDTYKIIKKRFPVGFPLKGFVTQCCPLSEQEKTACFTRLLQEMSQKLCVSRKATPTTVRRCCKLPSQETPECISKILMDALTKAANFLSQKKRKRCLIS
- the ecm1b gene encoding extracellular matrix protein 1 isoform X2, coding for MKTVRSTMGSTWALVCSTALVLVLQSSTSRGHNITQQRVVTFDIAELMPEMERIPLQKEVDLSHFFNPEEFPIEQVMVSPPQPPLKETGQPSFRPRSFSSLPVPSYHVQFPLGRPTSDNLQAICDHSDHRPRYPPSFFPASGFGVDKLRADAVNDAEAWLSTCCKGIQMWEREVTLCCATQAWEWSVKKYCEEDLSIKHPWYHCCKLTDNSRLKCFSDDAPNPNYGPTEELPVQPLPSTTEFNFDQNACPSRSNRRRKVTKSSAPPKTDISFPPGRPTADTIESVCRNQKLRPLYTIKSLPGSGNEMLARQAKAINRIEKGFKQCCKNKKSALNCADQKWREELNKFCLAENGGQVNYPCCSEQSDQYSCFQQMSPDPYYNVTSAPEVLSLSKICDTYKIIKKRFPVGFPLKGFVTQCCPLSEQEKTACFTRLLQEMSQKLCVSRKATPTTVRRCCKLPSQETPECISKILMDALTKAANFLSQKKRKRCLIS